From Parasphaerochaeta coccoides DSM 17374, a single genomic window includes:
- a CDS encoding PHP domain-containing protein: MPYRRQWRAQCWSHYAGTSWLCLAGGREMIRSDFHVHTVFSDGRNTISDVLRLAAQRNIGTLAITDHFDPRDWRPAIASISELALLRHFQEIREESTRQKIDVLCGLETTPDSDGRLTFSTLVRQASLPIITSCHYIPDAPAAIPGEYFNDHYWKTCKEFMLQMALGEGDILGHCEDYLPIEPLIEGMGTTYEIRRRICAEIVDRYFDRPYVEKLADNLLSSGKCCELHSATRTPREWVVRLLAQRGVPFTPGSDAHGEALVGNTGWAYEIAERTGAHLISGRKELYERR, encoded by the coding sequence ATGCCTTATCGCCGGCAGTGGCGCGCTCAATGCTGGTCACATTATGCTGGAACCTCATGGCTTTGCCTGGCTGGAGGTCGAGAGATGATTAGAAGCGACTTCCATGTCCACACCGTGTTCTCGGACGGCAGGAACACAATCTCGGATGTGCTCCGCTTGGCTGCCCAAAGGAACATCGGAACCTTGGCCATCACCGATCATTTCGACCCGCGCGACTGGCGGCCTGCGATTGCCAGCATCAGCGAGCTGGCGTTGCTCCGCCACTTCCAGGAAATCCGCGAGGAATCCACACGGCAAAAGATTGATGTGCTGTGCGGCCTCGAGACGACGCCCGACTCCGACGGCAGGCTGACGTTCAGCACGCTGGTTCGCCAGGCGAGCCTGCCCATCATAACCAGCTGCCACTACATACCCGACGCGCCGGCAGCTATCCCCGGAGAGTACTTCAATGACCATTATTGGAAAACCTGTAAGGAATTCATGCTGCAAATGGCGCTCGGCGAGGGCGACATCCTTGGGCATTGCGAGGATTACCTGCCGATAGAGCCGTTGATAGAGGGCATGGGAACGACCTACGAAATCCGGCGACGGATTTGCGCTGAAATAGTCGACCGTTATTTTGACCGGCCATATGTCGAGAAGCTGGCGGACAACCTACTGTCATCGGGCAAATGTTGCGAGCTGCACTCAGCCACCAGGACGCCACGGGAATGGGTAGTGCGGCTACTGGCACAGAGGGGCGTACCCTTCACTCCCGGCAGCGACGCGCACGGCGAGGCGCTGGTGGGCAATACCGGTTGGGCTTATGAAATCGCTGAACGGACGGGAGCGCACCTCATCAGCGGCAGGAAGGAGCTGTATGAACGAAGATAG
- a CDS encoding alpha-amylase family glycosyl hydrolase, whose translation MIDRTVKDRMSSLLAGIYPEDDSETLLDMIDNLVERHRRDIVTHRLKNGASNARYEFDQNDVFLITYADVAREQDASPLASLHRLLAEHANGLFSFVHILPFYPYSSDDGFSVVDYKEVNPRFGSWSDVERLAGRYRLMFDAVLNHISVKSHWFTGFLAGESTFEQFFIERDVNADYSRVVRPRITPLFTSFESLKGTKDLWTTFSPDQVDLNFHNPRVLLAVLDVLLFYVARGASAIRLDAINYLWKEPGTICSNLPQCHAVIRLMRALLDAVCPWIPLITETNILHADNITYLADGFSEAQMVYQFALPPLVVHSYLSGDMSKLSAWAKELTFGEGTSYFNFLASHDGVGIIPVGNILDKREMDALAALAVARGGYVSYKSNDGGEDVPYELNCTWWELISDPAEPMETNIRKYVASHAILLALRGVPALYCHSLFGAENDHEGVRETGMKRSVNRRKYALTELRQNLENGRTGRIYGEVKALIETRKKFRAFSPASGQEIMELHPAVLAVLRTAGDADQVLTLANASGHPVTVRLPIPGCLIAGSGALNAGHIMLEPHGFAWLEVER comes from the coding sequence ATGATAGACCGCACCGTGAAAGACAGAATGTCTTCGCTACTGGCGGGAATTTATCCCGAAGATGACAGCGAAACGCTGCTTGACATGATCGACAACCTCGTGGAGCGTCATCGGAGGGATATCGTTACCCACCGGCTGAAAAACGGTGCCAGCAACGCACGCTACGAATTCGACCAGAATGACGTGTTTCTCATCACCTATGCCGACGTCGCCCGAGAGCAGGACGCCAGTCCACTGGCTTCGCTGCACCGTCTGCTGGCCGAGCATGCCAACGGCCTGTTCAGTTTTGTCCATATCTTGCCTTTTTATCCCTATTCTTCCGATGACGGGTTTTCCGTGGTTGATTACAAGGAGGTCAACCCGCGGTTCGGTTCCTGGAGCGATGTGGAGCGTCTTGCTGGACGCTATCGCCTGATGTTCGATGCCGTACTGAATCATATCTCCGTGAAAAGCCACTGGTTCACCGGCTTCCTGGCCGGGGAATCGACTTTCGAGCAATTCTTCATCGAGCGCGACGTCAACGCCGATTACTCGCGCGTGGTGCGTCCGCGCATCACGCCTCTGTTCACTTCCTTCGAAAGCCTCAAAGGAACCAAAGACCTGTGGACAACCTTCAGCCCCGACCAGGTCGACCTCAATTTCCATAACCCGCGTGTGCTGCTGGCTGTACTGGACGTACTGCTGTTTTACGTGGCCAGGGGTGCCAGCGCGATCAGGCTGGATGCCATCAACTACCTCTGGAAGGAACCGGGTACCATCTGTTCGAACCTGCCGCAGTGCCATGCGGTCATCCGCCTGATGCGGGCGTTGCTGGATGCCGTCTGCCCGTGGATTCCGCTGATCACTGAGACCAACATCCTGCATGCCGACAACATCACCTATCTCGCCGACGGATTCAGCGAGGCGCAGATGGTCTACCAATTCGCGTTACCGCCACTGGTGGTTCACTCCTATCTCAGCGGCGATATGAGCAAACTCTCGGCCTGGGCAAAAGAATTGACTTTCGGCGAGGGAACCAGCTACTTCAATTTCCTGGCCAGCCACGACGGCGTGGGCATCATCCCTGTAGGCAACATCCTCGATAAAAGGGAGATGGACGCTCTGGCAGCCCTGGCGGTTGCGCGCGGCGGCTATGTCTCCTACAAGTCCAACGACGGCGGTGAGGATGTCCCCTACGAATTAAACTGCACATGGTGGGAGCTGATTAGCGACCCTGCCGAGCCAATGGAGACTAACATCCGCAAGTACGTGGCATCACATGCCATCCTGTTGGCGCTGCGCGGTGTTCCCGCGCTGTATTGTCACTCGCTGTTTGGTGCGGAGAATGATCATGAGGGCGTCAGGGAAACAGGCATGAAGCGCAGCGTGAACCGTCGCAAGTACGCACTGACCGAATTAAGGCAGAACCTTGAGAACGGCAGGACTGGCCGGATTTACGGCGAGGTGAAAGCGTTAATCGAAACCAGAAAAAAGTTCCGGGCATTCAGTCCTGCCTCCGGACAGGAAATCATGGAACTGCATCCGGCAGTGCTGGCCGTCTTGCGCACTGCCGGGGACGCTGATCAGGTACTGACGCTCGCTAACGCTTCGGGTCATCCTGTAACGGTCAGACTGCCGATCCCTGGATGCCTTATCGCCGGCAGTGGCGCGCTCAATGCTGGTCACATTATGCTGGAACCTCATGGCTTTGCCTGGCTGGAGGTCGAGAGATGA
- a CDS encoding glycoside hydrolase family 172 protein yields MEFNGLGTHMGNLYRTSGAKSRSISAENPDGAKGKGGMCELIDGVSAVNAKDLGKGWKVNPCVTLHPNSTIVLADIAGSGAIQHIWMTPTGVWREQILRIYWDDQEHPSVECPVGDFFACGWGIYAHISSLAVCVNPGSALNCYWQMPFRRHCRITIENRSTQSSTFFYQIDYCLTEVEPDAAYFHAQFRRINPLPYKEVYPLLDGVQGKGQYIGTYMCWGVNNNGWWGEGEFKFFLDGDGEYPTICGTGTEDYFCGSYNFEGIEYERKSVAYEKRKSGRYETFTTPYAGLAQVIAGDGCYASQQRFGMYRWHIVDPIRFETDLRITVQALGWRADRRYLPLQDDISSVAYWYQTLPTVAFPPLGDKDHLEII; encoded by the coding sequence ATGGAATTCAACGGATTGGGAACTCACATGGGCAACCTGTATCGCACTTCGGGTGCGAAGTCGCGTTCAATCTCTGCCGAGAACCCCGATGGAGCGAAGGGGAAAGGCGGGATGTGCGAACTGATCGACGGGGTGTCCGCGGTCAACGCCAAGGATCTGGGCAAAGGATGGAAGGTCAATCCGTGCGTGACGTTGCATCCCAACAGCACCATCGTCCTTGCCGACATTGCCGGTTCCGGGGCGATTCAGCATATCTGGATGACGCCCACCGGCGTCTGGCGGGAGCAGATTCTGCGCATCTACTGGGATGACCAGGAGCATCCTTCCGTCGAATGCCCCGTTGGCGATTTCTTTGCCTGCGGTTGGGGTATCTACGCTCACATTTCCTCCCTTGCAGTCTGCGTGAACCCAGGTTCGGCGCTGAACTGCTACTGGCAGATGCCGTTCCGTCGGCACTGCCGCATCACGATCGAGAACCGTTCCACTCAAAGCAGCACTTTCTTTTACCAGATCGACTATTGCCTGACCGAGGTTGAACCTGACGCCGCGTACTTTCACGCCCAGTTCAGACGCATCAACCCGCTGCCGTACAAGGAAGTCTATCCGCTGCTGGACGGGGTGCAGGGCAAAGGGCAGTACATTGGCACCTACATGTGCTGGGGAGTGAACAACAACGGCTGGTGGGGCGAGGGAGAATTCAAGTTCTTTCTGGACGGCGATGGCGAGTACCCGACAATCTGCGGCACCGGAACAGAGGACTACTTCTGCGGCTCCTATAACTTCGAAGGGATAGAATACGAACGCAAATCCGTCGCCTATGAGAAGCGCAAGAGCGGCCGTTACGAAACCTTCACCACCCCTTACGCGGGATTGGCGCAGGTGATCGCCGGCGACGGCTGCTACGCTTCGCAGCAGCGATTCGGCATGTACCGTTGGCATATCGTCGACCCAATCCGCTTCGAGACAGACCTGCGCATCACCGTCCAAGCTCTGGGTTGGCGTGCCGACAGAAGATACCTGCCGCTACAGGACGATATCTCGTCGGTGGCTTATTGGTATCAGACGCTGCCGACGGTCGCGTTCCCGCCGCTGGGAGACAAGGATCATCTGGAAATCATCTGA
- a CDS encoding ComEC/Rec2 family competence protein: MNTGKIRFIIGILFLFVSCAHVPAASVNDVYAPQDGKLAVRFLGLHKLGMKNGESTLIVTPGGTAILVDAGRREDHARLATMLETAGLKKLDYVIFTHFHGDHTGDFSRLAAAFAIGRVLMPRFDNYEGPELQRIMDAIQLRDIPYGYLAAGDRIELADGTTIEILHPTETTDYPDGVTGSQERTVFENQQSLVFSLRYGDHAFLFTGDIYKDTEYLLVRQYSDRLASDVLKAPHHGLGTSSSLQFLLAVRPLLTVVSSGEPTESTLSALRNRSRTLVTAAYGTILVTGDGHMLDVITEHEDATRGVYGE, encoded by the coding sequence ATGAATACAGGGAAGATACGTTTCATCATTGGCATTCTCTTTCTGTTTGTCTCCTGTGCCCATGTTCCGGCGGCTTCCGTCAACGACGTCTATGCGCCGCAGGACGGCAAGCTGGCAGTCCGGTTTCTTGGACTTCATAAGCTGGGCATGAAGAACGGAGAGTCGACGCTGATCGTTACCCCTGGCGGCACCGCAATCTTGGTCGACGCGGGGCGTCGCGAGGATCATGCGAGGCTTGCGACCATGCTGGAGACTGCGGGACTGAAGAAGCTCGATTACGTGATCTTCACCCACTTCCATGGCGACCACACCGGGGATTTTTCCCGCCTGGCTGCCGCATTTGCCATCGGGCGGGTACTCATGCCGCGCTTTGACAACTACGAGGGACCTGAGCTGCAACGGATCATGGATGCCATCCAACTACGCGACATCCCGTATGGTTACCTTGCGGCAGGTGACCGCATTGAACTGGCTGACGGGACGACCATCGAGATACTGCATCCCACGGAAACGACTGATTACCCCGATGGTGTCACGGGTTCACAGGAACGCACTGTTTTCGAAAACCAGCAGAGCTTGGTCTTCAGCCTGCGCTACGGCGACCATGCCTTCCTGTTCACCGGGGATATCTACAAGGATACCGAATACCTGTTGGTACGCCAGTACAGCGACCGGCTGGCCAGCGACGTACTGAAGGCGCCTCACCATGGGCTGGGTACTTCCAGCTCGTTGCAGTTCCTGCTGGCGGTGCGACCGCTGCTGACAGTGGTTTCCAGCGGGGAGCCGACCGAAAGCACGCTGTCCGCCCTGCGCAACCGCAGCAGGACGCTGGTGACCGCAGCGTATGGTACGATACTGGTGACCGGCGACGGACATATGCTTGATGTGATTACGGAGCATGAGGATGCCACGCGTGGCGTCTATGGAGAATAA
- a CDS encoding extracellular solute-binding protein, whose amino-acid sequence MCKRSRIIMAVLLVLLVAGMASAQGVRSTAPTEADNFIPSGTKIVENKITLRGYGSKFAGNAEWDDNMLVWRELEKRTNVRIEWETVVNTEARTKAQTLFAADDLPDLFLKNALNMSDVVKFSASGHLVDLKQYMDAGLMPNFKEAYDNDVNLRIALTTADGKIYTLPAYYPDDIDTTRRFMYVNETWLNRVGKRKPTTLTELYDVLKAFRDLDANGNGDPNDEYPIAFGNVNETEKTARALAGIDDIFGQPFNVINGQLTQMYTSDNMKEAWRFLAKLYAEKYLEPDLFTKTTTEFFARLANDQYGVTLLLPPADSSQFGILEPSFGILGKENVIWNWKVSPLLGVATFAITTKNPYPRETARWIDYLYGDDGSTLVRMGVEGDTYVTNADGSLSYSEKIKSDPQGVEFAMAKYSFWLQPNATPGRYTAKQTLPLFEGTLTPSAIPVFAPYNTKHAYSLPSLPADIERERTTLLGEINKYYSESRAAFMTGKLDIDKDWNIYVTTLKQLKVDRLQEIYRQAYAIVQDALK is encoded by the coding sequence ATGTGTAAACGATCCAGGATCATTATGGCCGTGCTGCTCGTCCTGCTTGTCGCAGGGATGGCGTCAGCCCAGGGTGTAAGGAGTACGGCACCGACGGAGGCAGACAACTTCATCCCTTCGGGTACGAAAATCGTCGAGAACAAGATCACCCTCAGGGGCTACGGATCAAAATTTGCGGGCAACGCCGAGTGGGATGACAACATGCTTGTCTGGCGCGAACTGGAAAAGCGCACGAACGTCCGCATAGAGTGGGAAACGGTGGTCAACACCGAAGCGCGTACCAAGGCTCAGACACTGTTTGCGGCCGACGACCTGCCCGACCTGTTCCTCAAGAACGCCCTGAACATGAGCGACGTGGTCAAGTTCTCGGCTTCCGGCCATCTGGTAGACCTGAAGCAATACATGGATGCTGGTCTGATGCCGAATTTCAAGGAGGCCTACGATAACGACGTGAACCTGCGCATCGCGCTGACGACGGCTGATGGCAAGATCTACACACTGCCGGCGTACTATCCCGATGATATCGATACAACCAGACGCTTCATGTACGTCAACGAGACTTGGCTGAATCGCGTGGGCAAGCGGAAGCCGACCACGCTGACCGAACTGTATGATGTGTTGAAAGCGTTCCGCGACCTCGATGCCAACGGCAACGGCGATCCGAACGACGAGTATCCCATTGCGTTCGGCAATGTCAATGAGACGGAGAAGACAGCCCGCGCTCTGGCAGGCATCGACGACATCTTCGGCCAGCCGTTCAACGTGATCAACGGCCAGCTGACGCAGATGTACACCAGCGACAACATGAAGGAAGCCTGGCGCTTCCTGGCCAAGCTCTATGCTGAGAAATACCTCGAACCCGACCTGTTCACCAAAACTACGACCGAGTTCTTCGCTCGCCTGGCCAATGACCAATACGGCGTGACGCTGCTGCTGCCACCGGCCGATTCGAGCCAGTTCGGCATCCTTGAGCCTTCCTTCGGCATCCTGGGCAAAGAAAACGTGATCTGGAACTGGAAGGTTTCCCCGCTGCTTGGCGTGGCTACCTTCGCCATCACCACCAAGAACCCCTACCCGCGCGAGACGGCACGCTGGATTGACTATCTCTACGGCGATGATGGTTCCACCCTTGTGCGCATGGGCGTCGAGGGCGATACATACGTCACCAACGCCGACGGCTCGCTGAGCTATAGTGAGAAAATCAAGAGTGATCCGCAGGGCGTCGAGTTCGCGATGGCCAAGTATTCGTTCTGGCTTCAACCGAATGCCACTCCCGGTCGCTACACTGCCAAGCAGACGTTGCCCCTGTTCGAAGGGACCCTAACGCCGTCAGCCATCCCCGTCTTCGCTCCCTACAACACCAAGCATGCCTACAGTCTGCCGAGCCTGCCGGCGGATATCGAACGGGAGCGCACCACGTTGCTGGGTGAGATCAACAAGTATTACTCGGAATCCCGCGCCGCTTTCATGACTGGCAAGCTTGACATCGACAAGGACTGGAACATCTATGTGACCACCCTGAAACAGTTGAAGGTCGATCGGCTCCAGGAAATCTACCGCCAGGCTTACGCGATTGTACAGGACGCGCTGAAGTGA
- a CDS encoding GntR family transcriptional regulator, with product MYTSSGKKNLLTVNSLTNQTYDLIKEDILTGRICWNERLDIPQLSERFGVSRSPIIKAIEKLEHENLVVIIPNKGSFVVCPTEKDINEAYEIRVMVEETNCELAFQKNREKLIKELDDIEQEKKRNREKGWNYDYMLYYDRLFHNAIASCADNQQLYKIYTSVRCQTDLFMSKSSITRNESIPIEYSHDTILENLKKEDLSSVLRLMRVHLRQNFNDSILALNKYLAKTKDM from the coding sequence TTGTACACATCTTCTGGAAAAAAGAATTTATTGACTGTCAATTCTTTAACAAACCAAACGTATGATTTAATTAAAGAAGATATACTTACTGGAAGAATTTGTTGGAATGAAAGGCTCGATATCCCACAGCTTTCTGAAAGATTTGGAGTAAGTAGGTCGCCAATTATCAAAGCTATTGAAAAGCTGGAACATGAAAATCTAGTAGTCATTATACCGAACAAAGGAAGTTTCGTGGTTTGTCCGACTGAAAAAGATATCAACGAAGCATATGAAATCCGTGTAATGGTCGAAGAAACCAATTGTGAACTTGCTTTCCAGAAAAACCGGGAAAAACTGATAAAAGAACTTGACGATATCGAACAAGAGAAAAAAAGGAATAGAGAAAAAGGCTGGAACTATGATTATATGCTGTATTATGATAGGTTATTCCACAATGCTATTGCTTCCTGTGCAGATAACCAGCAATTATATAAAATCTATACTTCTGTTCGGTGTCAGACCGATTTGTTTATGTCCAAGTCTTCAATAACGCGCAATGAAAGCATTCCGATCGAGTATTCTCATGATACCATTTTAGAAAATTTAAAAAAGGAAGATTTATCCTCAGTATTACGCCTGATGCGGGTTCATTTAAGACAAAACTTTAACGATTCAATACTGGCACTAAATAAATATCTAGCAAAAACGAAAGATATGTGA
- the metE gene encoding 5-methyltetrahydropteroyltriglutamate--homocysteine S-methyltransferase produces the protein MKISVVGYPRIGADRELKHISEQFFKKDVTATELMAAGAAIRKEQWLFQKESGVDLIPSNDFSFYDTVLDTAVLFNLVPHRYRELELEPLDTYFAMARGYQGKKGDVKALSMKKWFNTNYHYLVPEIEDDTHITVTGTKPFDEFLEARQAGVHTKPVLLGPFTLLKLARFTGSKTVDDVKEDIVTAYREVLTRLNSLDATWIQYDEPALVRDLTEDDLYLFHELYDGILSAKGSSKILLQTYFGDIRDIYGTAPLQKFDGVGIDFVEGSQSLELVAAKGFPEDTILFAGLVNGKNIWRNDYEKSLYLLGKLQEKTTSIVLSTSCSLLHVPYSVKAETKLPSDYIAHFAFAQEKICELAELRDIFDNAGREHPAFIRNRQLFSQKREGSNPAVQDRVGAISGKDYIREPAFVERERIQKARFHFPLLPTTTIGSFPQTFDVRRNRSQFKKELISEEQYKDFNKKKIADCIALQEEIGLDILVHGEYERNDMVEYFGECLDGFLFTEKAWVQSYGTRCVKPPIIWGDVSRTRPITVEYSVFAQSCTDKTVKGMLTGPVTILNWSFPREDISLKESTLQIALAIRDEVLDLERNGISIIQVDEAALREKLPLRKSDWFTEYLDWAIPAFRLVHSNLKAETQLHTHMCYSEFSDIIRSIDDMDADVITFEASRSDLTILTALKDAGFRTEVGPGVYDIHSPRVPSVAEIKNALGSMLATVPVEKLWVNPDCGLKTRGTEETISSLRHLVQAARELRTVL, from the coding sequence ATGAAAATTTCAGTGGTCGGTTATCCAAGGATAGGCGCGGACAGAGAACTCAAGCACATATCGGAACAATTCTTCAAGAAAGACGTAACCGCTACGGAATTGATGGCAGCCGGAGCCGCTATCAGGAAAGAGCAATGGCTGTTCCAGAAAGAAAGTGGAGTAGATTTGATTCCCTCCAACGATTTTTCATTTTACGATACCGTCCTGGATACTGCGGTTCTGTTCAACCTTGTACCTCATCGATACAGAGAACTCGAACTGGAACCATTGGATACGTATTTTGCCATGGCACGAGGCTATCAAGGAAAGAAAGGCGACGTGAAAGCTCTGTCCATGAAAAAATGGTTTAACACCAATTACCACTACCTTGTCCCCGAAATTGAAGATGACACGCACATCACCGTAACAGGAACAAAACCATTCGATGAATTTCTTGAGGCAAGACAAGCTGGCGTCCACACGAAACCCGTCCTGCTTGGTCCTTTCACACTTCTCAAACTTGCCCGCTTCACTGGGAGCAAGACAGTGGATGATGTCAAGGAGGACATCGTTACTGCATATCGGGAAGTCCTGACACGCCTTAATTCGCTCGATGCCACATGGATTCAGTATGATGAACCCGCTCTCGTCAGGGACTTGACGGAAGATGACCTGTATCTTTTCCATGAACTGTATGACGGCATCCTGTCGGCGAAAGGTTCGAGCAAGATACTCCTACAGACATACTTCGGTGATATCCGTGACATATATGGAACTGCCCCATTGCAAAAATTCGATGGAGTCGGCATTGATTTTGTAGAAGGAAGCCAGTCTCTTGAACTTGTCGCAGCCAAGGGATTCCCTGAGGACACAATCCTTTTCGCCGGACTTGTGAACGGAAAGAACATATGGCGGAATGACTATGAAAAAAGCCTGTACCTTCTTGGCAAACTCCAAGAAAAGACGACATCCATCGTACTCAGTACCTCATGCTCGCTTCTTCATGTCCCGTATTCAGTGAAAGCTGAGACAAAACTTCCCTCGGACTATATTGCCCATTTTGCCTTTGCACAGGAAAAAATCTGCGAACTTGCCGAACTCCGTGATATCTTTGACAATGCTGGGCGTGAACACCCGGCTTTCATCCGCAACCGCCAGCTCTTTTCACAAAAGAGGGAAGGAAGCAACCCTGCGGTACAGGACAGGGTAGGCGCAATATCTGGAAAAGATTACATCCGTGAACCAGCTTTTGTGGAACGGGAAAGAATCCAGAAGGCACGGTTTCATTTCCCGCTTCTGCCAACAACCACCATCGGCTCCTTCCCACAAACTTTTGATGTCCGGCGCAACCGTTCGCAGTTCAAGAAGGAACTGATTTCCGAGGAACAGTACAAAGACTTCAACAAGAAAAAAATCGCCGACTGTATCGCGCTTCAGGAAGAAATAGGTCTGGATATTCTTGTCCATGGTGAGTATGAAAGGAACGACATGGTGGAGTACTTCGGCGAATGCTTGGACGGATTTCTTTTCACAGAAAAAGCGTGGGTGCAATCCTATGGGACTCGCTGTGTAAAACCTCCCATCATCTGGGGCGATGTGTCCCGCACGCGTCCCATCACTGTTGAATATTCTGTATTTGCCCAAAGTTGTACCGACAAGACTGTCAAGGGAATGCTTACAGGCCCGGTCACCATTCTCAATTGGTCGTTTCCACGGGAGGACATCTCCTTGAAGGAAAGCACATTGCAGATTGCCCTTGCCATCCGGGATGAAGTACTCGACCTGGAAAGGAACGGTATCAGCATCATCCAGGTCGATGAAGCCGCCTTAAGAGAAAAACTGCCGCTCCGGAAATCAGACTGGTTCACCGAATACTTGGATTGGGCAATCCCGGCCTTCCGTCTCGTCCACAGCAATCTGAAAGCGGAAACCCAGCTCCATACCCACATGTGCTACAGTGAATTTTCCGACATCATCCGTTCCATCGATGACATGGATGCTGATGTCATCACCTTTGAGGCTTCACGTTCCGACCTGACCATCCTCACGGCGTTGAAAGACGCTGGTTTCAGAACCGAGGTAGGACCCGGCGTTTATGACATCCATTCTCCTCGTGTTCCTTCCGTCGCGGAAATAAAAAATGCCTTGGGGAGTATGCTGGCGACAGTGCCTGTAGAAAAACTATGGGTGAATCCAGATTGCGGGCTTAAGACGCGGGGAACAGAAGAAACTATCTCCAGTCTCAGACATCTTGTTCAGGCGGCACGGGAACTGCGGACGGTCTTGTAA
- the metF gene encoding methylenetetrahydrofolate reductase [NAD(P)H] has translation MKIREMFGEKVVFSLEVFPPRQIAPVQTIYHALEEMKDLNPSFISVTYGAGGRGTDNATIGIASAIKHQYGIESVAHLTGFHLSREDVRLQLEKLAENGIENILALRGDIVSGIAGKGEFTYAHELIRFIKENGDFHVMAACYPEGHPESPDIVSDILNMKEKVDAGADHLVSQLFFDNEFFFRFRERAQLSGIKVPMEAGIMPVTNRKQIERMVSLCKVELPKKFLTIMRKYEDNPVAMREAGIAYAVDQIVGLIAEGVEGIHLYTMNNPYIAQRIHQAVSALI, from the coding sequence ATGAAAATCCGTGAGATGTTCGGAGAGAAGGTCGTCTTTTCCCTTGAGGTCTTTCCTCCCCGACAGATTGCGCCCGTCCAAACAATCTACCATGCGCTGGAGGAGATGAAGGACCTGAATCCCAGCTTCATCAGTGTGACATATGGGGCGGGAGGACGGGGAACCGATAATGCTACAATTGGGATTGCTTCCGCCATCAAACACCAGTACGGCATAGAAAGTGTCGCTCACCTGACAGGTTTCCACTTGAGCAGGGAAGATGTCCGTCTGCAACTGGAGAAGCTGGCTGAGAACGGCATAGAAAATATCCTTGCCCTTCGTGGTGACATTGTTTCGGGAATCGCCGGGAAGGGAGAGTTCACGTATGCCCATGAGTTGATACGATTCATCAAGGAGAACGGGGATTTCCATGTCATGGCGGCATGCTATCCTGAAGGGCATCCGGAATCTCCCGATATTGTGTCCGACATTCTTAACATGAAGGAGAAGGTGGACGCAGGAGCCGACCATCTGGTTTCACAGCTTTTTTTTGACAACGAGTTTTTTTTCCGTTTCAGGGAAAGGGCGCAACTCTCCGGAATCAAGGTTCCCATGGAAGCAGGCATCATGCCGGTCACCAACAGAAAGCAGATAGAGCGGATGGTATCACTGTGCAAGGTCGAGTTGCCTAAGAAATTTCTGACAATCATGAGAAAATATGAAGACAATCCTGTCGCCATGCGTGAGGCTGGCATAGCGTATGCCGTTGACCAGATTGTAGGGCTCATTGCGGAAGGGGTTGAAGGCATTCACCTGTATACCATGAACAATCCCTATATTGCACAGCGAATCCATCAGGCGGTCAGCGCGCTCATCTGA